In Actinoplanes lobatus, the DNA window TTTGAGCGGGCGCGTTCCACCAGGGTGGACGGATCGCGGTGGCCGAGCAGGATGGCGGCCGCCCGTTTCCAGCGGCGGATGAGCAGCTCACGGCGGCCCAGATCGCCGCTGACGATGCCGGTCATGGCCAGTCCGGTGAGGACCTCGTAGCTGAACTCGACCACGGTCGGCACGCGGGGATCACCGGGCGAGCTCCCGCTGAGCAGATCGCGGGCCCGGTCGTGCAGAACGGCGAAGATCTCCTTCTCCACCGGGAGCAGCGCGGCGCGCAGCTCGGTGTCGGTGCGGCAGGCGTTCCACAACTCGAGTGCCGCCCAGAACAGCGGGGAGGAGAAGTGCCGCCAGATGATGTCGATCAGCGCGTCGAGACGGTCCGCCTCCGGCGGGATCGCGGCCAGCTCGGCGGTCAGCGACTCCACCCGGCGGCCGGCCACGTGGTGCACCGCGCCGACCAGCAGGTCGACCTTGGTCGGGAAGTGGTGCAGCAGCGTGCCCCGGGGCACGTCGGCGCGGGCCAGGACCTCGGCGGTGGTGGTCTCCGCGTAGCCGCGCTCGACCAGGCACTGCACGGTGGCCTCCAGGACCTTC includes these proteins:
- a CDS encoding TetR/AcrR family transcriptional regulator, with product MKRTQAQRSADTRAKVLEATVQCLVERGYAETTTAEVLARADVPRGTLLHHFPTKVDLLVGAVHHVAGRRVESLTAELAAIPPEADRLDALIDIIWRHFSSPLFWAALELWNACRTDTELRAALLPVEKEIFAVLHDRARDLLSGSSPGDPRVPTVVEFSYEVLTGLAMTGIVSGDLGRRELLIRRWKRAAAILLGHRDPSTLVERARSKES